One part of the Sorangiineae bacterium MSr11954 genome encodes these proteins:
- a CDS encoding metallophosphatase family protein, which produces MILLCISDIQGHVDALAAVLATAERRAFHKLLVAGDIVFPGPAPLETWRRLSSAGATLVQGVTDRAIATLDPKDLRPSNDHERRMIDRMRAARSELGDLILERIKRLPTHVRIPLEDGGELLLVHGSPVDASESLSHDMSDEEIDALLGDDPADVVVCGMSHVPFDRTISGVRVINVGSVGEAPRSAGGAYANATWIESTPSGLNVESIIVPLDHAAVEQQMSAVR; this is translated from the coding sequence ATGATTCTTCTCTGCATCTCTGACATCCAGGGTCATGTCGACGCACTCGCCGCCGTGCTGGCGACGGCCGAACGTCGCGCTTTCCACAAGTTGCTCGTCGCGGGCGACATCGTCTTCCCGGGCCCCGCGCCGCTCGAAACGTGGCGCCGCCTCTCGAGCGCGGGGGCCACGTTGGTGCAGGGGGTCACCGACCGCGCCATCGCCACCCTCGATCCCAAAGACCTCCGCCCGTCCAACGATCACGAGCGGCGCATGATCGATCGCATGCGCGCCGCGCGCTCGGAGCTGGGCGATCTCATTCTGGAGCGCATCAAGCGCCTGCCCACCCACGTCCGCATCCCGCTGGAGGATGGGGGCGAGCTCCTTCTCGTCCACGGCTCGCCGGTGGATGCATCCGAGTCCCTCTCGCACGACATGAGCGACGAAGAAATCGACGCCTTGCTCGGCGACGATCCGGCCGACGTAGTGGTCTGCGGCATGAGCCACGTTCCCTTCGATCGAACCATCTCGGGCGTTCGTGTCATCAACGTTGGAAGCGTGGGGGAGGCTCCGCGCTCGGCTGGAGGCGCCTACGCGAACGCAACATGGATCGAATCGACGCCGTCGGGCCTCAACGTGGAATCGATCATCGTCCCGCTCGACCATGCCGCGGTCGAGCAACAGATGTCCGCCGTCCGCTAG
- a CDS encoding tetratricopeptide repeat protein → MTDSTNETTRDREKRKKRKRSVFANVIRVEFGAGGGRIQPVLSPIRAGSAANANNAHHATGSGAAKRDREPSEQWRRAEAGASPVEPVTDVFSAKEVARLLNLSEGKLRSLDRAQIVSPTGSRRGRRAYTFQDLIALRATLLLSKEVSPREMARAIDALKQTLPKVTRPLQELRIVSDGRKVVVRAQEGAFEPVTGQMVLDFQVGGLRDDVVRVLRPESAATRARTAYDLYVKASTLDEEPSTFDEAESLYRRAIELDPELSIAYTNLGNIRFRRGDDHGAEALYHQALSIDPSQPEAHYNLGYVMLERGQADNAVASFEKALLRDTRFSDAHFNLAMALEQLGDRARARVHWKRYLELEPQGTWADIARQHL, encoded by the coding sequence ATGACCGATTCGACCAACGAGACCACCCGCGATCGCGAAAAGCGCAAGAAGCGAAAGCGCAGCGTCTTCGCCAATGTGATCCGCGTCGAGTTCGGCGCGGGGGGTGGTCGGATCCAGCCGGTGCTCTCCCCCATCCGCGCCGGCAGCGCGGCCAACGCCAACAACGCCCATCACGCGACCGGGTCGGGCGCGGCCAAGCGCGACCGCGAGCCCAGCGAGCAGTGGCGGCGAGCCGAGGCCGGCGCCTCCCCCGTCGAGCCGGTGACCGACGTGTTCTCGGCCAAGGAGGTGGCGCGCCTGCTCAACTTGAGCGAGGGAAAGCTGCGCAGCCTCGATCGCGCGCAGATCGTCTCCCCCACCGGCTCGCGCCGCGGCCGCCGGGCCTACACGTTCCAGGACCTGATCGCCTTGCGCGCCACGCTCCTTCTGTCGAAGGAGGTGAGCCCGCGCGAGATGGCCCGCGCCATCGACGCGCTGAAGCAGACGCTCCCCAAGGTGACGCGCCCGCTGCAAGAGCTGCGCATCGTGAGCGATGGCCGCAAGGTGGTGGTGCGCGCCCAGGAGGGCGCCTTCGAGCCCGTCACCGGGCAAATGGTGCTCGACTTCCAAGTCGGCGGCCTGCGCGACGACGTGGTGCGCGTCCTTCGCCCCGAGTCGGCCGCCACCCGCGCCCGCACCGCCTACGATCTCTATGTGAAGGCGAGCACCCTCGACGAAGAGCCGAGCACCTTCGACGAGGCGGAGTCGCTCTACCGCCGCGCCATCGAGCTCGATCCGGAGCTCTCCATCGCCTACACGAACCTGGGCAACATCCGCTTCCGCCGCGGCGACGATCACGGCGCCGAGGCGCTCTACCACCAAGCCTTGTCCATCGATCCTTCGCAGCCCGAGGCCCACTACAACCTGGGCTACGTGATGCTCGAACGAGGCCAGGCCGACAACGCCGTCGCCTCCTTCGAAAAGGCGCTCCTGCGCGACACGCGCTTCAGCGACGCGCACTTCAACCTGGCGATGGCCCTCGAGCAGCTGGGCGATCGCGCCCGCGCCCGCGTGCACTGGAAGCGTTACCTCGAGCTGGAGCCGCAGGGGACCTGGGCGGACATCGCGCGGCAGCACCTGTAG
- a CDS encoding DegT/DnrJ/EryC1/StrS family aminotransferase, producing MRIPLIDLRAQHAAIEDEIMDAVRQVVADQIFILGDRVAELERRLAERVGARHAVGVASCTDALRLALVALGVGPGDAVITTPFTFVASTEAIVRVGATPVFVDVDVDGVHLSPERVAECIRRWRGPERLRAILVVHLFGACADARALAEIAAAHDLVLVEDAAQALGTVREGVAAGARGIAGAFSFFPSKTLGAWGDGGALVTSDDAVAARVRRLRQHGFERGRVVEIGENSRLDALHAAVLQVKLRHLDAWIAARKEAARRYGELLHGVDGVSRIDALEDGTHNPFAVRVRDRDRVLAALRAQGIDARAYYDRPIPDEPVFQSAAHHRGAIPEAEKRSRDVLALPLCPNIRPETQQEVADALRDALSTR from the coding sequence ATGCGCATCCCCCTCATCGATCTGCGCGCCCAGCACGCGGCCATCGAAGACGAAATCATGGACGCGGTTCGCCAGGTGGTGGCGGACCAAATCTTCATCTTGGGCGACCGGGTTGCGGAGCTCGAGCGCCGGCTCGCCGAGCGCGTGGGCGCGCGCCATGCCGTGGGGGTTGCATCGTGCACCGATGCGCTGCGGCTCGCGCTGGTGGCGCTGGGGGTGGGGCCCGGCGACGCCGTGATCACCACGCCCTTTACGTTCGTGGCCAGCACCGAGGCCATCGTACGGGTCGGGGCGACGCCAGTCTTCGTCGATGTCGACGTGGACGGTGTGCACCTCTCGCCCGAGCGCGTCGCCGAGTGCATCCGTCGGTGGCGCGGTCCCGAGCGGCTGCGCGCGATCCTGGTGGTCCACCTCTTTGGCGCGTGCGCCGATGCGCGCGCCCTGGCGGAGATCGCCGCGGCGCACGATTTGGTTCTCGTGGAGGACGCGGCGCAGGCCCTCGGCACGGTGCGCGAGGGGGTGGCGGCGGGGGCGCGGGGAATCGCAGGGGCGTTCAGCTTCTTTCCGAGCAAGACCTTGGGGGCGTGGGGCGATGGCGGCGCGCTCGTCACGTCGGACGACGCGGTGGCCGCGCGCGTTCGCCGCCTGCGGCAACATGGCTTCGAGCGCGGGCGCGTCGTTGAAATCGGCGAAAATAGCCGCCTGGATGCGCTCCACGCCGCCGTGCTGCAGGTGAAGCTCCGGCACCTGGACGCCTGGATCGCGGCGCGCAAAGAGGCGGCTCGCCGCTACGGGGAGCTCTTGCACGGCGTGGACGGTGTTTCGCGCATCGACGCGCTGGAGGACGGGACCCACAACCCGTTCGCGGTGCGCGTCCGCGATCGCGACCGCGTGCTCGCCGCGCTCCGTGCGCAGGGCATCGATGCGCGCGCGTACTACGACCGACCCATCCCCGACGAGCCGGTGTTCCAATCGGCGGCGCACCATCGCGGCGCCATCCCCGAGGCGGAGAAGCGCTCGCGCGACGTGCTCGCGTTGCCCTTGTGCCCCAACATCCGCCCCGAAACGCAGCAGGAAGTGGCGGACGCCCTTCGCGACGCGCTTTCGACGCGATAG
- a CDS encoding carbon-nitrogen hydrolase family protein, which translates to MSTSLVAAVVQLSSQADVPSNLERAEKLIEGAVAAGAKLVALPENFAHMGDQEQKRAIAEPVEEGGKPGAGPIVRFVRDTAKRFGIHLVAGGFPEKSPDPKRPYNTSLLAGPDGAIVAAYRKIHLFDVSLPDGTSLYESAATLPGDERVTASIGSTVLGMTICYDVRFPELYRTLVRRGARIITVPAAFTVPTGKDHWHVLLRARAIEDQVFVLAPAQTGKHPQGRQTYGKSLIVDPWGDVLAQAGEGEGFAVARLDLAYQDKVRSALPSLEHVRLL; encoded by the coding sequence ATGAGTACATCCCTCGTTGCTGCGGTGGTGCAGCTCTCCAGTCAGGCGGACGTGCCGAGCAACCTCGAGCGGGCGGAGAAGCTCATCGAGGGGGCCGTCGCGGCCGGTGCCAAGCTGGTCGCGCTGCCCGAAAACTTCGCCCACATGGGGGATCAGGAGCAAAAGCGCGCCATCGCCGAGCCGGTGGAAGAAGGCGGCAAACCCGGCGCGGGACCCATCGTGCGCTTCGTGCGCGACACGGCCAAGCGCTTCGGCATTCATCTGGTGGCGGGGGGCTTCCCCGAAAAGAGCCCCGATCCCAAGCGCCCCTACAACACATCGCTGCTCGCAGGGCCCGATGGCGCCATCGTGGCGGCGTACCGCAAGATCCACCTCTTCGACGTGAGCCTCCCCGACGGCACGAGCCTCTACGAGAGCGCCGCCACCTTGCCGGGCGACGAGCGGGTGACCGCGTCGATCGGCTCCACCGTGCTGGGGATGACCATCTGCTACGACGTTCGCTTCCCCGAGCTTTACCGCACCCTCGTCCGCCGCGGCGCGCGCATCATCACGGTGCCCGCGGCCTTCACGGTGCCCACCGGCAAGGATCACTGGCACGTCCTGCTGCGCGCGCGCGCCATCGAAGACCAGGTGTTCGTGCTCGCGCCCGCGCAGACCGGCAAGCACCCGCAAGGCCGGCAAACGTACGGCAAGAGCTTGATCGTCGACCCTTGGGGCGACGTGCTCGCGCAAGCCGGTGAAGGCGAGGGGTTCGCGGTGGCGCGGCTCGACTTGGCCTACCAGGACAAGGTGCGCAGCGCGCTGCCGAGCCTCGAGCACGTGCGGCTTTTGTGA
- a CDS encoding response regulator gives MAGELRVLIVDDEPPARAGLRHLLAPHADVEICGECRNGAEAIDAIRRDPPGLVVLDVQMPEYDGFEVVRQVGAALMPPVLFLTAFDQFALKAFEIHAVDYVLKPCSQERFDDALARARQRIRQGELAALGQRLAHLLQDLDTVPKAALVAGLPSVTPAAPAAPASPVESQTGFAERLAIRLGNRSSIIEVRDIDWIEADDYCCSIHVGAETHVMRESLRALEGRLNPLEFVRIHRSAIVNVRRIREVHGTAGGEAMVVLHTGIQIPVSRRKRAELERRIGRPR, from the coding sequence ATGGCGGGTGAGCTGCGCGTCCTCATCGTGGACGACGAGCCGCCGGCCCGCGCGGGGCTGCGGCACCTGCTCGCCCCGCACGCCGACGTCGAAATCTGCGGCGAGTGCCGCAACGGCGCCGAGGCCATCGACGCCATCCGGCGCGATCCACCGGGGTTGGTGGTGCTCGACGTGCAGATGCCCGAGTACGATGGCTTCGAGGTGGTGCGCCAGGTGGGCGCGGCGCTCATGCCCCCGGTGCTCTTTCTGACGGCGTTCGATCAGTTTGCGCTGAAGGCGTTCGAGATCCACGCCGTCGACTACGTGCTCAAGCCGTGCAGCCAGGAGCGGTTCGACGACGCCCTCGCGCGCGCCCGCCAGCGGATCCGGCAAGGGGAGCTGGCCGCGCTCGGGCAAAGGCTCGCGCACCTGCTGCAGGATCTGGACACGGTGCCGAAGGCGGCGCTGGTGGCGGGGCTGCCCAGCGTCACCCCCGCCGCGCCCGCGGCCCCCGCGTCGCCGGTGGAGTCGCAGACGGGGTTCGCCGAGCGCCTGGCGATCCGGCTCGGCAATCGCTCCTCGATCATCGAGGTGCGCGACATCGATTGGATCGAGGCCGACGACTATTGCTGCAGCATCCACGTGGGCGCCGAGACGCACGTGATGCGCGAGAGCCTGCGCGCGCTCGAAGGTCGCCTCAACCCGTTGGAGTTCGTGCGCATCCATCGCTCGGCCATCGTGAACGTGCGGCGCATTCGCGAGGTGCACGGCACGGCGGGCGGGGAGGCGATGGTGGTGCTCCACACGGGCATTCAGATCCCCGTGAGCCGCCGCAAGCGCGCGGAGCTCGAACGGCGCATCGGGCGGCCGCGGTAA